One genomic window of [Clostridium] scindens ATCC 35704 includes the following:
- a CDS encoding DNA-methyltransferase, whose protein sequence is MNGLKTDTIINRDALYALRELPEESVHCCVTSPPYYALRDYGLDMQIGREDTPEQYIDRLTEVFRELRRVLRSDGTLWLNIADTYCGTGNKGYHADPKNPKGRNGQQIARNNRVSGCKQKDLIGIPWLLAFALRADGWYLRSDIIWQKENPMPESVKDRPTRCYEHIFLLTKSKKYFYDAAAIAEPLAPTTAARYRTGRSAGQKYADEVPGQGNVQGLNRARSGSYYDEALMPTMRNRRDVWLINTVPYKGGHFAAFPPKLAETCIKAGCPKGGVVLDPFFGSGTTGAAAKQLDRHYIGIEINAEYCALARARIGGTDT, encoded by the coding sequence ATGAACGGGCTGAAAACTGACACCATCATCAACCGGGACGCGCTCTATGCCTTGCGGGAGCTTCCAGAGGAAAGCGTACACTGTTGCGTCACAAGCCCGCCCTACTATGCACTTAGGGATTACGGGCTTGATATGCAGATTGGGCGGGAGGACACGCCGGAGCAGTACATTGACAGGCTGACCGAGGTTTTCCGCGAGCTGCGCCGGGTACTGCGTTCTGACGGTACGCTCTGGCTGAATATCGCGGACACCTACTGCGGCACAGGGAACAAGGGCTACCATGCAGACCCGAAGAACCCGAAAGGCAGAAACGGACAGCAGATTGCAAGAAACAACCGCGTTTCCGGCTGCAAACAAAAGGACTTAATCGGTATCCCTTGGCTTTTAGCCTTTGCCCTACGCGCTGACGGGTGGTATTTACGGAGCGACATTATCTGGCAGAAAGAAAACCCCATGCCGGAGAGCGTGAAAGACCGCCCTACCCGCTGCTATGAACATATCTTTCTGCTTACGAAGTCAAAGAAGTATTTTTATGACGCAGCCGCCATAGCCGAGCCGTTAGCCCCCACAACGGCGGCGCGGTACCGCACCGGGCGCAGCGCGGGACAGAAATATGCGGACGAAGTACCCGGACAGGGGAACGTACAGGGGCTTAACCGGGCGCGAAGCGGCAGCTACTACGACGAAGCCCTCATGCCGACCATGCGGAACAGGCGGGACGTGTGGCTTATCAATACCGTTCCCTACAAGGGCGGGCATTTCGCCGCGTTCCCGCCAAAACTTGCCGAAACCTGTATCAAGGCGGGCTGTCCGAAAGGCGGCGTTGTGCTTGACCCCTTTTTCGGCAGCGGCACGACGGGGGCAGCCGCAAAGCAGCTTGACAGGCATTATATAGGCATTGAGATAAACGCCGAGTATTGCGCCCTTGCAAGGGCGCGGATTGGAGGGACAGACACATAA
- a CDS encoding C40 family peptidase, giving the protein MTREGAVEVNAATGKKKRISKRIRDADFAKTEAPPQPEQAAQPLPGGATSPPLTDTPPLPHAPGAEREQDTAAAERVLERIDGARTRKASKKAARKAQAEAKAKEKSSRLQFTDEERATPELERYIRKSDKAADRLDAAKAAIPKEKKLVRERTFDEATGKGKTRLHFEEQEKPIGRNKPHNNPLSRPAQEAGIFVHNKIHSVEKDNSGVEGAHKSEELAERGAKYGTRKVKEGYRSHKLKPYRAAAKAEKAAFKANVDFQYHKSLHDNPQIAGNPLSRFMQKQQIKRQYAKSARKGGAKTAQKAAENTRKAAKKTAEETKKAIAFVGRHPAGVCIAVAALLLFIMVSAGLSSCGSMFSGLMNGILGTSYTSEDSDLVATENNYAAKENELQQQIDNIESTHPGYDEYRYDLDSIGHNPHELASYLTALLQTYTPQSAQAELNRVFAMQYTLTLTEETEIRYRTETSTDPETGETTSEEVPYEYHILNVKLTNKPISEIAEELLTPQQLEMYRVYLETSGNKPLIFGGGSPDMGASEDLSGVQLVNGTRPGNTAVVDLAKRQVGNVGGRPFWSWYGFNSRVEWCACFVSWCYNQAGKSEPRFAGCQSQGVPWFQSRGQWGARGYENIAPGDAIFFDWDGDGSADHVGLVIGTDGERVYTVEGNSGDACKIKSYPVNYSCIKGYGLMNWN; this is encoded by the coding sequence ATGACCCGCGAGGGGGCTGTCGAGGTAAACGCCGCTACCGGGAAAAAGAAACGTATCAGCAAGCGGATAAGGGACGCGGACTTTGCAAAGACCGAAGCCCCACCGCAGCCGGAACAGGCAGCGCAGCCCCTACCGGGCGGCGCAACTTCCCCGCCCTTAACCGACACGCCGCCGCTTCCCCATGCGCCGGGGGCAGAACGGGAACAGGACACCGCCGCAGCCGAGCGCGTCTTGGAGCGTATCGACGGGGCGCGTACCAGAAAGGCGAGCAAAAAGGCGGCGAGGAAAGCACAGGCAGAAGCCAAAGCAAAAGAAAAATCTTCCCGCTTGCAGTTTACCGACGAGGAACGGGCAACGCCGGAGCTTGAAAGGTATATCCGAAAATCGGACAAAGCAGCCGACCGTCTGGACGCGGCAAAGGCGGCTATCCCCAAAGAAAAGAAACTTGTACGGGAGCGCACCTTTGATGAAGCCACCGGGAAAGGCAAGACCCGCCTACATTTTGAGGAACAGGAAAAGCCCATAGGAAGGAATAAGCCCCACAATAACCCGCTATCCCGCCCCGCACAGGAAGCGGGTATTTTCGTCCACAACAAGATACATTCCGTTGAAAAGGACAATTCCGGCGTTGAGGGGGCGCACAAATCCGAAGAACTGGCAGAGCGCGGCGCAAAGTACGGGACGCGGAAAGTCAAGGAGGGCTACCGCAGCCACAAGCTCAAACCCTACCGGGCGGCGGCAAAGGCAGAGAAAGCGGCGTTCAAGGCGAATGTGGATTTCCAGTACCATAAATCCCTACATGACAATCCGCAGATTGCGGGCAATCCCCTTTCCCGCTTCATGCAGAAGCAGCAAATCAAGCGGCAGTATGCAAAGTCGGCAAGGAAAGGCGGCGCAAAAACGGCGCAGAAAGCCGCAGAGAACACCCGCAAGGCGGCAAAAAAGACCGCCGAGGAAACAAAAAAGGCAATCGCTTTTGTAGGGCGGCACCCGGCGGGCGTATGTATCGCCGTTGCCGCGCTGCTCTTATTCATCATGGTATCGGCGGGGCTTTCCTCTTGCGGCTCCATGTTCTCCGGCTTGATGAACGGCATACTTGGGACTTCCTACACGTCGGAGGACAGCGACCTTGTGGCGACGGAAAATAATTACGCCGCAAAGGAAAACGAGCTTCAGCAGCAGATTGACAATATCGAAAGCACCCACCCCGGCTATGACGAATACCGCTATGACCTTGACAGTATCGGGCATAACCCCCATGAGTTAGCGTCCTACCTCACCGCCCTTTTACAGACCTACACCCCGCAGAGCGCACAGGCAGAACTAAACCGCGTCTTTGCCATGCAGTACACTTTGACGCTGACGGAAGAAACGGAAATCCGCTACCGCACAGAAACAAGCACAGACCCGGAAACAGGGGAAACGACCAGCGAGGAAGTACCCTACGAGTACCATATCCTCAACGTGAAGCTGACGAACAAGCCCATTTCCGAGATTGCGGAGGAACTTCTAACGCCACAGCAGCTTGAAATGTACCGCGTCTATCTGGAAACAAGCGGAAACAAGCCGCTGATTTTCGGCGGCGGCTCCCCCGATATGGGCGCGTCCGAGGATTTAAGCGGCGTACAGCTTGTAAACGGCACACGCCCCGGCAACACCGCCGTTGTAGACCTTGCGAAGCGGCAAGTCGGCAACGTAGGCGGGCGACCCTTTTGGAGCTGGTACGGATTTAACAGCCGCGTGGAATGGTGCGCCTGTTTTGTTTCATGGTGCTACAATCAAGCCGGGAAAAGCGAGCCGCGCTTTGCCGGGTGCCAGTCACAGGGCGTACCCTGGTTCCAGTCACGCGGGCAATGGGGCGCGAGGGGCTATGAGAATATCGCCCCCGGCGACGCTATCTTTTTCGACTGGGACGGGGACGGGAGCGCAGACCATGTAGGGCTTGTTATCGGGACGGACGGGGAGCGCGTCTATACCGTCGAGGGCAATTCCGGCGACGCCTGCAAGATAAAGAGCTACCCCGTCAATTACTCCTGTATCAAGGGCTACGGCTTAATGAATTGGAACTGA
- a CDS encoding DUF4315 family protein: MAMNKIERIDKEIAKTREKITEYQNKLRGLEAQKTEAENLQIVQLVRSMRLSPHELSAMLSGGGIPGMEAAPGYPAEPADHDTEEMEDTENE; this comes from the coding sequence ATGGCTATGAACAAAATTGAACGTATCGACAAGGAGATTGCAAAGACCCGCGAGAAAATCACCGAGTACCAGAATAAATTAAGGGGGCTTGAAGCGCAGAAAACCGAAGCGGAAAACCTGCAAATCGTACAGCTTGTGCGCTCCATGCGCCTTTCCCCGCATGAGCTTTCCGCTATGCTTTCCGGGGGCGGTATTCCGGGCATGGAAGCCGCGCCGGGCTACCCCGCAGAACCCGCAGACCACGACACCGAAGAAATGGAGGACACCGAGAATGAATAA
- a CDS encoding DUF4366 domain-containing protein, translating into MNKKILRTLTALCAALMLSGGFSVTAFAQTPEGEDDTNDSGVVYEEPQKEEPLTPDGNATLVDDFGGNKQLITVTTKNGNYFYILIDRDDEGENTVHFLNQVDEADLLALMEDGSTEAAPPAVCSCTEKCEAGKVNVSCPVCKDNMTACSGKEAEPETEEPPELPKEKGNAGGLVLFLVVALLGGGGAFYYFKFMKPKQNVKGGTDLEDFDFDDYDEDEPDEGDGLSDEEQEDEEA; encoded by the coding sequence ATGAATAAGAAAATCCTTAGAACACTGACCGCACTTTGCGCCGCCCTTATGCTTTCGGGCGGCTTTTCCGTCACCGCTTTTGCACAGACCCCGGAGGGAGAGGACGACACCAACGACAGCGGCGTTGTCTACGAGGAACCCCAAAAGGAAGAACCCCTTACCCCGGACGGGAACGCGACCCTTGTAGACGATTTCGGCGGCAACAAGCAGCTTATCACCGTAACGACCAAAAACGGCAATTACTTTTATATCCTCATTGACCGGGACGACGAGGGCGAGAACACCGTACATTTCCTTAATCAAGTGGACGAAGCCGACCTCTTAGCACTTATGGAGGACGGAAGCACCGAAGCAGCCCCGCCCGCCGTTTGCAGTTGCACCGAAAAATGCGAAGCCGGAAAGGTAAATGTGAGCTGCCCCGTCTGCAAGGACAACATGACCGCTTGCAGCGGCAAGGAAGCAGAGCCGGAAACCGAGGAACCGCCGGAGCTGCCCAAAGAGAAAGGCAATGCGGGCGGGCTTGTGCTTTTCCTTGTCGTGGCACTTCTTGGCGGCGGGGGCGCGTTCTATTATTTTAAGTTTATGAAGCCGAAGCAAAACGTCAAGGGCGGCACCGACCTTGAAGATTTCGATTTTGACGACTACGACGAGGACGAGCCGGACGAGGGGGACGGGCTTTCTGATGAAGAACAGGAGGACGAGGAAGCATGA
- a CDS encoding Shedu anti-phage system protein SduA domain-containing protein has product MKSIHTFDVFAPTDEQEEAMNKKRGGHYRRGKNKEMDYFIECATSLFPNNHYSRFTPIYDTTKEFYQLITSSDTTERAILNWIASNRAWNYLFGLLRHYYRTGHHDDNYIFPEFKIGSAYVADYLLIGNSSDGYQFVFVELEAPNGRITKEKGTRFGEVINKGIEQVRDWQMYIAANWNVIVAELEKHSFSNTKLPRQLYKYCPYQIYYAVIAGLRKDFENIRDRKLQLQNENNITLLHYENLIDVANEN; this is encoded by the coding sequence ATGAAATCAATACATACTTTCGATGTTTTTGCTCCTACTGATGAACAGGAAGAAGCAATGAATAAAAAACGTGGCGGGCATTACAGGCGCGGTAAAAACAAAGAAATGGATTACTTTATTGAGTGTGCTACTTCGCTATTTCCCAACAACCATTATTCAAGGTTCACACCTATATATGATACGACAAAAGAGTTTTATCAACTGATTACTTCTTCCGATACAACAGAAAGAGCTATACTAAATTGGATAGCTTCTAATCGTGCATGGAATTATTTGTTTGGCTTATTACGGCATTATTACAGAACAGGACACCATGACGATAATTATATCTTTCCAGAGTTCAAAATCGGGTCGGCTTATGTGGCTGATTATCTGCTCATAGGTAATAGTTCAGACGGTTATCAATTTGTCTTTGTGGAATTAGAAGCTCCCAACGGGCGGATAACAAAAGAAAAAGGTACTCGTTTCGGGGAAGTAATCAATAAAGGGATTGAACAGGTTAGGGATTGGCAAATGTATATTGCTGCAAATTGGAATGTAATTGTAGCAGAATTGGAAAAGCACTCATTCTCCAATACAAAGTTACCCAGACAATTATACAAATATTGCCCTTATCAAATCTACTATGCTGTGATAGCCGGACTCCGTAAAGATTTTGAGAATATTCGTGATAGAAAGCTCCAACTGCAAAATGAAAATAACATAACACTTTTGCATTACGAAAATCTCATAGATGTTGCAAACGAAAATTAA
- a CDS encoding DNA topoisomerase 3, with product MKLIIAEKPSVAQTIAAALGVKEKKDGYIEGGGYLISWCVGHLVQLAEAAAYGEQYKKWSFESLPILPEEWQYAVDPDKGKQFKTLKELMHRADVSEVVNACDAGREGELIFRFVYEAAGCKKPMRRLWISSMEDGAIKAGFASLKDGQEYDALFASALCRAKADWLIGINATRLFSCLYGKTLNVGRVQTPTLKMLTDRDAAISHFQKEKYYHVRLDLSGAEAASGRISDKAEADALKGACEAETAVCVSLTREKKTAAPPKLFDLTSLQREANRIFGYTAKQTLDLAQSLYEKRLLTYPRTDSSFLTDDMGGTAAGIIALLCEKLPFMAGADFTPEVVKVLDSKKVSDHHAIIPTMELAKADPDALPESEKNILTLAGARLLFATAEPHIYEAVTAVFSCAGTDFTARGKTVLAEGWKELQRRYRATLKDKPEAEDGENADVTLPELSEGQGFPNPAAKVTEHTTTPPKPHSEASLLSAMERAGNGDTDPDAERRGLGTPATRAAVIEKLVKGGFAERKGKQLIPTKNGNSLICILPDILTSPQLTAEWENNLTQIAKGAADPGEFLSGIEAMARELVQTHAAALDGKKDLFREEKPSVGKCPRCGSPVHEGKKNYYCSNKECAFVMWKNDRFFEERKTAFSAKIAAALLKSGKANVKKLYSPKTGKTYDGTIVLADTGGKYVNYRIEVQKN from the coding sequence ATGAAACTGATTATTGCAGAAAAGCCGAGCGTGGCGCAGACTATCGCCGCCGCGCTTGGCGTTAAGGAAAAGAAAGACGGATATATCGAGGGCGGCGGCTACCTCATTTCATGGTGCGTCGGGCATTTGGTACAGCTTGCGGAAGCTGCCGCCTACGGGGAGCAATATAAAAAATGGAGTTTTGAGAGCTTACCCATTCTGCCGGAGGAATGGCAGTACGCCGTTGACCCGGACAAGGGGAAGCAATTCAAAACCCTAAAAGAGCTTATGCACCGCGCCGACGTTTCCGAAGTGGTAAATGCGTGTGACGCGGGGCGCGAGGGAGAATTGATTTTCCGCTTTGTCTACGAAGCGGCGGGCTGCAAGAAGCCCATGCGCCGCTTGTGGATTTCCTCAATGGAGGACGGGGCAATCAAGGCGGGCTTTGCTTCCCTCAAAGACGGGCAGGAATACGACGCGCTCTTTGCGTCTGCCCTCTGCCGCGCAAAGGCTGACTGGCTTATCGGCATTAACGCCACCCGGCTTTTCTCCTGCCTGTATGGAAAGACCTTGAACGTGGGGCGCGTCCAGACCCCGACCTTAAAAATGCTCACCGACCGGGACGCGGCTATCTCCCATTTCCAGAAAGAAAAATATTATCATGTGCGCCTTGATTTATCCGGCGCGGAAGCGGCAAGCGGGAGGATTTCCGACAAGGCAGAAGCCGACGCGCTGAAAGGGGCTTGCGAAGCGGAAACGGCGGTATGCGTTTCCCTCACCAGAGAGAAGAAAACCGCAGCCCCGCCGAAGCTCTTTGACCTTACCTCTTTGCAGCGGGAAGCGAACCGCATTTTCGGCTACACCGCGAAGCAGACCCTTGACCTTGCACAATCCCTTTATGAAAAGCGGCTCCTTACTTATCCGAGGACGGACAGCAGCTTTCTTACTGACGACATGGGCGGCACCGCAGCGGGCATTATCGCGCTGCTTTGCGAAAAACTCCCCTTTATGGCGGGCGCGGACTTCACGCCGGAGGTTGTAAAGGTATTAGACAGTAAAAAAGTATCAGACCACCACGCAATCATTCCCACTATGGAGCTTGCAAAGGCTGACCCGGACGCGCTGCCGGAAAGCGAGAAGAATATCCTTACCCTTGCGGGGGCGCGTCTGCTTTTTGCCACCGCCGAGCCGCATATTTATGAAGCGGTTACGGCGGTTTTCTCATGCGCCGGGACAGACTTCACCGCAAGGGGAAAGACCGTACTTGCGGAGGGTTGGAAAGAGCTTCAACGCAGATACCGGGCGACGCTGAAAGATAAGCCCGAAGCGGAGGACGGGGAAAATGCAGACGTGACGCTGCCGGAGCTTTCCGAGGGACAGGGCTTTCCTAACCCCGCCGCAAAAGTAACGGAGCATACCACAACGCCGCCGAAGCCCCACAGCGAAGCAAGCCTTTTGTCGGCTATGGAACGCGCCGGGAACGGGGACACCGACCCGGACGCGGAACGCCGGGGGCTTGGCACTCCCGCCACCCGCGCCGCCGTCATTGAAAAACTGGTAAAGGGCGGCTTTGCGGAGCGCAAGGGGAAGCAGCTTATCCCTACCAAAAACGGGAACAGCCTTATCTGTATTCTGCCGGATATACTCACTTCCCCACAGCTTACCGCAGAATGGGAAAACAATCTGACGCAGATAGCAAAGGGAGCCGCAGACCCCGGCGAATTTCTGTCCGGCATTGAAGCTATGGCGCGGGAGCTTGTGCAGACACACGCCGCAGCACTGGACGGGAAAAAGGATTTGTTCCGGGAGGAAAAGCCCTCTGTCGGCAAATGCCCCCGTTGCGGTTCCCCCGTCCATGAGGGGAAGAAAAACTATTATTGCAGCAACAAAGAATGTGCCTTTGTCATGTGGAAGAATGACCGCTTTTTCGAGGAACGCAAGACCGCTTTTTCCGCGAAGATTGCCGCCGCGCTCCTTAAATCCGGCAAGGCGAATGTGAAGAAGCTCTACTCCCCGAAAACAGGCAAGACCTACGACGGAACTATCGTTCTGGCTGACACTGGCGGGAAATACGTCAACTACCGTATCGAAGTGCAGAAGAACTAA
- a CDS encoding antirestriction protein ArdA has translation MAEPILSGYLSNLGKYTEGRPAGEWVTFPTTAEHLKEVFDRIGIDFKHYEEWHFTEFQSTIPGLTEHLSEYSHPDELNYLGKLLEMQFDDDREKFIAAIEYGDHADSLQDIINLAQNLDCYWIYPSVHNEEEYGRYLVDELEEPELPEEAKKYFMYEEYGRDASINDDGMFTEKGYIYNNRNTFTEWYDGRDVPEEYRVTPQPPQPERPDPSKVEMDAAAPGQRTAQTAEQPQEPRPVIPIVLTSEKPAEKLKEITDRLEQGIAELFDSERYREYLKVMSKFHNYSFRNTVLIAMQKPDASLVAGFSAWKNNFERNVMKGQKGIKIIAPSPYKIKQEMQKIDPHTQKPVIGKDGKPVTEEKEVTIPAYKVVSVFDVSQTEGKELPDIAVDELTGDVDRYKDFFAALEKTSPVPIAFENIEGGSHGYYHLEDKRIAINEGMSELQTLKTAIHEIAHAKLHDIDLNAPKDEQQPHVDRRTREVEAESVAYTVCQHYGLDTSDYSFGYVAGWSSGRELSELKSSLETIRSAAAEIINSIDENLAELQKAQDKEQTAGQEQPTREGQEAAPEKPEPEAAAPGKSGAQEKAGAAPKEAFTPETIYRVRRNPYSDSRENSYLLQAYVTQENGRAKMGDVLYTGTPEKCRELMGQLKSGELTEGDVKQLYAKAQETAQTAGQDKDTFSIYQIKGGDETRDFRFEPYDRLQAAGNVVDRANYELVYSAPLAPETSLEDIYTCFNIDHPKDFKGHSLSVSDVVVLHQDGQDAAHFVDSVGFREVPEFLQEQKQLTPDDLETGETVKTPRGTFHVTAMSREQIEAAGYGFHHQSDDGKYLIMGNGTRAFAVAAEQAQRDNPLKTAEQTTEQNGNMIDGIINNTPTVDELEAKVKAGEQISLVDLANAVKADKERGKGAKPEKKPSIRAQLRADKEKAQKKNAKQKSQDLERS, from the coding sequence ATGGCAGAACCGATTTTAAGCGGCTATCTTTCCAATCTTGGGAAGTACACCGAGGGCAGACCCGCGGGCGAATGGGTGACATTCCCCACGACTGCCGAACATCTGAAAGAAGTCTTTGACCGTATCGGGATTGACTTCAAGCACTATGAGGAATGGCATTTCACAGAATTTCAATCCACTATCCCCGGCTTGACGGAGCATTTAAGCGAGTATTCCCACCCCGACGAGCTGAACTATTTAGGGAAGCTCTTGGAAATGCAGTTTGACGACGACCGGGAGAAATTCATTGCAGCCATTGAATACGGCGACCATGCCGACAGCTTACAGGACATTATCAACCTTGCACAGAACCTTGACTGCTACTGGATTTATCCGTCCGTCCACAATGAAGAAGAATACGGGCGTTATCTGGTTGATGAACTGGAAGAACCGGAACTTCCCGAAGAAGCGAAAAAGTATTTCATGTATGAGGAATACGGGCGGGACGCTTCCATTAACGACGACGGTATGTTTACCGAAAAGGGCTATATCTACAACAACCGCAACACCTTTACAGAATGGTACGACGGGCGCGACGTGCCGGAGGAATACCGGGTAACGCCGCAGCCCCCGCAGCCGGAAAGACCCGACCCGTCAAAGGTAGAAATGGACGCAGCCGCGCCGGGGCAGAGAACGGCGCAGACCGCAGAGCAGCCACAGGAGCCGCGCCCGGTTATCCCTATCGTGCTGACGAGCGAGAAGCCCGCCGAAAAGCTCAAAGAGATTACCGACCGTCTGGAACAGGGTATTGCGGAACTCTTTGACAGCGAGCGTTACCGGGAATATCTGAAAGTCATGTCAAAATTCCATAATTACAGCTTCCGAAACACCGTCCTTATCGCCATGCAGAAGCCGGACGCTTCCCTTGTGGCGGGCTTTTCCGCTTGGAAGAACAACTTTGAACGAAACGTGATGAAAGGGCAAAAGGGAATTAAAATCATTGCTCCGTCACCCTATAAAATCAAACAGGAAATGCAGAAAATCGACCCGCACACGCAGAAGCCCGTTATCGGCAAGGACGGGAAGCCCGTCACCGAGGAAAAGGAAGTCACCATACCCGCCTACAAGGTGGTATCCGTCTTTGACGTTTCCCAGACCGAGGGAAAGGAGCTGCCGGACATTGCGGTTGACGAGCTGACAGGCGACGTTGACCGCTACAAGGATTTTTTCGCAGCCCTTGAAAAGACTTCCCCCGTTCCTATCGCCTTTGAGAATATCGAGGGCGGCTCTCATGGCTACTACCACTTGGAGGACAAGCGCATTGCTATCAACGAGGGCATGAGCGAATTACAGACCTTAAAGACCGCTATTCACGAAATCGCCCATGCGAAGCTGCACGACATTGACCTCAACGCGCCAAAGGACGAGCAGCAGCCCCACGTTGACCGCCGCACCCGCGAAGTCGAAGCGGAAAGCGTCGCCTATACTGTCTGCCAACATTACGGGCTTGACACGTCGGACTACTCTTTCGGCTATGTCGCCGGGTGGAGCAGCGGGCGGGAGCTGTCCGAGCTGAAAAGCTCCCTTGAAACGATACGCAGCGCAGCCGCCGAGATTATCAATTCCATAGACGAGAACTTAGCGGAGCTGCAAAAGGCACAGGACAAGGAGCAGACCGCCGGACAGGAGCAGCCCACCAGAGAGGGACAGGAAGCCGCGCCGGAGAAGCCGGAGCCGGAAGCAGCCGCACCGGGAAAATCCGGCGCACAGGAAAAAGCGGGCGCAGCCCCGAAAGAAGCCTTTACCCCGGAAACGATTTACAGAGTGCGCCGGAACCCTTACAGCGACAGCCGGGAAAACAGCTACCTCTTGCAAGCCTATGTGACACAGGAGAACGGGCGGGCGAAAATGGGCGACGTGCTTTATACGGGAACGCCGGAGAAATGCCGCGAGCTTATGGGGCAGCTCAAAAGCGGCGAGCTGACCGAGGGCGACGTGAAGCAGCTTTACGCAAAGGCACAGGAAACGGCGCAGACCGCCGGACAGGACAAAGACACCTTTTCCATTTACCAGATAAAGGGCGGGGACGAAACAAGGGATTTCCGCTTTGAGCCTTACGACCGCCTGCAGGCGGCGGGGAATGTGGTTGACAGGGCGAACTATGAGCTTGTCTATTCCGCGCCCCTTGCGCCGGAAACTTCCCTTGAAGATATTTACACCTGTTTCAATATCGACCACCCCAAAGATTTTAAGGGACACAGCCTTTCCGTTTCCGACGTGGTAGTGCTTCATCAGGACGGACAGGACGCGGCGCATTTCGTTGACAGTGTAGGTTTTCGGGAAGTGCCGGAGTTTTTACAGGAGCAAAAGCAGCTTACCCCGGACGACTTGGAAACGGGCGAAACTGTCAAGACACCGAGGGGGACTTTCCATGTGACCGCCATGAGCCGGGAGCAGATAGAAGCCGCCGGATATGGCTTTCACCACCAGTCGGACGACGGAAAGTATCTGATTATGGGGAATGGGACGCGGGCGTTTGCCGTTGCCGCAGAACAGGCGCAGCGGGACAATCCCTTGAAAACCGCCGAGCAGACCACAGAGCAGAACGGGAACATGATTGACGGTATCATCAACAACACCCCCACCGTTGACGAACTGGAAGCAAAGGTAAAGGCGGGCGAGCAGATTTCCCTTGTTGACCTGGCTAACGCTGTCAAAGCCGACAAGGAGCGCGGCAAGGGAGCGAAGCCGGAAAAGAAACCCTCTATCCGGGCGCAGCTTAGAGCCGACAAGGAAAAGGCACAGAAGAAAAACGCAAAGCAGAAGTCACAGGACTTGGAAAGGAGCTGA
- a CDS encoding transposon-transfer assisting family protein — MSMIRLTVEETNLLSIYNEGGKRALIENVNAALPYMDADMRELAKRTLSKVDALTEAEFAELPIYAADEV, encoded by the coding sequence ATGAGCATGATTAGACTGACTGTTGAAGAAACAAACCTTTTGAGCATTTACAACGAGGGCGGCAAGCGGGCTTTGATTGAGAATGTCAACGCCGCGCTGCCCTACATGGACGCGGATATGCGGGAGCTTGCAAAGCGCACCCTTTCCAAAGTGGACGCTTTGACCGAAGCGGAATTTGCAGAGCTTCCCATTTACGCCGCTGATGAAGTATGA
- a CDS encoding cysteine-rich VLP domain-containing protein, which produces MNGVKRLTPPQSRKVNALVRRTCCNYDNGNCILLDDGDECVCPQLISYSLLCKWFRVAVLPADRLLYAELYQTGDKKKCTECGAFFASTSNSVKYCPVCRKRITRRQAAERMRKRRAPVTQ; this is translated from the coding sequence ATGAACGGGGTTAAGCGGCTGACGCCGCCCCAGAGCCGGAAAGTCAACGCCCTTGTGCGCCGGACGTGCTGCAATTATGATAACGGGAACTGTATCTTACTGGACGACGGGGACGAGTGCGTATGTCCGCAGCTCATTTCCTATTCGCTTCTCTGCAAGTGGTTCCGGGTTGCGGTGCTTCCCGCCGACAGGCTGCTTTATGCGGAGCTTTACCAGACAGGGGATAAGAAGAAATGTACCGAGTGCGGCGCGTTCTTTGCGTCAACCTCTAACAGTGTCAAATACTGCCCCGTCTGCCGGAAACGTATCACCCGCAGACAAGCCGCCGAGCGCATGAGGAAAAGACGCGCCCCTGTTACGCAGTAG
- a CDS encoding helix-turn-helix domain-containing protein, whose amino-acid sequence MENQKMPEYETIRAAVAGEKWAVEKVVECYKDEIDRLSTVAVRQPDGSTKQEINEDMRQSITKKLIEALPQFPLEEMEKGNVR is encoded by the coding sequence ATGGAAAACCAGAAAATGCCGGAATATGAAACCATACGCGCCGCCGTTGCCGGGGAAAAATGGGCGGTGGAGAAAGTCGTGGAGTGCTACAAGGACGAAATCGACAGGCTATCGACGGTAGCGGTCAGACAGCCGGACGGAAGCACGAAACAGGAAATCAACGAAGATATGCGCCAGTCCATCACAAAGAAGCTGATAGAAGCCCTCCCGCAGTTCCCGCTTGAAGAAATGGAAAAGGGAAATGTCAGATAG